The proteins below are encoded in one region of Hordeum vulgare subsp. vulgare chromosome 3H, MorexV3_pseudomolecules_assembly, whole genome shotgun sequence:
- the LOC123439139 gene encoding uncharacterized protein LOC123439139, with protein MASKILLALLLLLAAATPASLAAIDVAQMLANKPQYATFLRLLTQTKVAEDVSRLKSASVLVVPERSVKPLLSVPAEKLRTILQHHVLIKYFDPIQLGEMKTSVAKLETMLSNTDKNMGTIDYSKDKDGQMYLRSPGADSVAKLVKVVAARPFVVSIMEISTPLLCPKLLGPGIAAGAGGGRPRGKGKGKIVKTMSAEEGASDTASDVAASAPTASA; from the coding sequence ATGGCGTCCAAGATCCTtctcgccctcctcctcctcctcgccgccgcgaccCCGGCGTCGCTGGCCGCCATCGATGTGGCGCAGATGCTCGCCAACAAGCCCCAGTACGCAACTTTCCTGAGGCTCCTGACCCAGACAAAGGTGGCCGAGGACGTGAGCCGGCTCAAGTCGGCGTCGGTGCTAGTCGTCCCCGAGAGGTCCGTGAAGCCCCTCTTGTCGGTGCCGGCCGAGAAGCTGCGGACGATCCTCCAGCACCATGTGCTCATCAAGTACTTCGACCCCATCCAGCTGGGCGAGATGAAGACCAGCGTCGCCAAGCTCGAGACCATGCTCTCCAACACGGACAAGAACATGGGCACCATCGACTACTCCAAGGACAAGGACGGCCAGATGTACCTGCGCTCGCCGGGCGCTGACAGTGTCGCCAAGCTCGTCAAGGTCGTCGCCGCCCGCCCCTTCGTGGTTTCCATCATGGAGATCAGCACGCCTCTCTTGTGTCCCAAGCTGCTCGGACCCGGCATTGCTGCCGGCGCCGGCGGTGGCAGGCCCAGGGGCAAGGGAAAAGGCAAGATCGTCAAAACCATGTCCGCCGAGGAAGGGGCCTCCGACACCGCCTCCGACGTTGCCGCCTCCGCGCCAACCGCCTCTGCTTAA